Proteins from a genomic interval of Rattus norvegicus strain BN/NHsdMcwi chromosome 2, GRCr8, whole genome shotgun sequence:
- the LOC120100835 gene encoding LOW QUALITY PROTEIN: vomeronasal type-2 receptor 1-like (The sequence of the model RefSeq protein was modified relative to this genomic sequence to represent the inferred CDS: substituted 1 base at 1 genomic stop codon), translating to MASRKKCLILGLTVFLWLGLYAQNENQNETCRLLRKFNLTGYVEAENHTVVIGGLFPVHYRTMPTSDSDEELESPMCEGFNFRGFRWMKTMLHTIKEINERKDILPEHTLGYQIFDNCFSTTKAMESALVFLTGQEEYKPNLRNSTGKYLVGIIGAGGSTMSIAVSRILGDYYIPQVGYASSSPILSDRIQFPNIFRTIPSDKFQSEAIVNLIRHFGWVWVGAIATDDDYGKHGVKSLRKKMELSNLCIAFSETIPKVYSNEKMQIAVNEVKKSTAKVIVLYATDIHLSPFVLEVVHHNITDRTWIASEAWITSALIAKPGYFPYFGGTIGFAIPRSVIPGLKEFLYDVHPSKDPNDILTIEFWQTAFNCTWPNSSVPYNVDHRVNMTGKEDRLYAMSDQLCTGEEKLEDLKNTYLDTSQLRITNNVKQAVYLIAYAMDLLSRAGITEDYRENVACPIIPDFESGKLWNYFRKIKFTTHDESKIETDLYGDIESAYYEILSWHMDNAGEVAFVKVGEYKFTPSKYELVLPTNSTLFWKTESYRLPESFCTKVCSPGTRRKNRPGQPLCCFDCIPCEDGYVSEKPGQRLCDPCGEDNWSNPQKNKCVPKLVEFLTYEEALGYALVILSIFGALVVLAVTVIYITHRHTPLAKANDQELSFLIQMSLVITVLSSMLFIGKPCNWTCVARQVTLALGFCLCLSSILGKTISLFFAYRISKSKTRLISMHPIFRKLIVLMCIVGEIGVCTAYLMLKPPKMVKNIEPQNVKIIFECNEGSIEFLCSIFAFDILLALLCFLTTFVARKLPDNYYEGKCITFGMLVFFIVWISFVPAYLSTKGKFKVAVEIFAILASSYGLXGCLFLPKCFIILLRPKRNTDETVGGRVLAVDRSIQMTSTSVSSELNNNTVSTVLDEENCELQGTCKDG from the exons ATGGCTAGCAGAAAGAAGTGCTTGATTCTGGGATTAACTGTATTTTTGTGGCTTGGATTGTATGCTCAAAATGAAAACCAGAATGAGACATGCAGGTTGCTGCGCAAATTTAATTTGACTGGATACGTAGAAGCTGAAAACCATACTGTTGTTATTGGAGGGCTATTTCCTGTTCACTATAGGACCATGCCAACAAGTGACTCTGATGAGGAATTAGAATCACCCATGTGTGAGGG GTTTAATTTCCGGGGTTTCCGCTGGATGAAAACCATGCTCCACACCATCAAGGAGATTAATGAGAGAAAGGACATTTTACCTGAACACACTCTGGGCTACCAGATATTTGACAACTGTTTCTCCACCACCAAAGCAATGGAGTCAGCTTTGGTGTTTCTAACAGGTCAGGAAGAATACAAGCCTAACCTTAGGAACAGCACTGGAAAATACCTCGTTGGAATTATTGGAGCAGGAGGATCAACAATGTCAATTGCAGTTTCGAGAATTCTAGGAGATTATTACATACCTCAG gTGGGCTATGCTTCATCTTCCCCAATTCTCAGTGACAGGATTCAATTTCCAAACATTTTTCGCACAATACCCAGTGATAAGTTCCAGTCCGAGGCAATCGTGAATCTGATAAGACATTTTGGCTGGGTCTGGGTAGGTGCTATTGCAACTGATGATGATTATGGTAAACACGGAGTAAAATCACTTAGGAAAAAAATGGAGTTGTCCAACCTCTGCATTGCTTTCTCTGAAACTATTCCAAAAGTCTACTCCAATGAGAAAATGCAAATAGCTGTTAATGAAGTAAAGAAATCCACTGCCAAAGTCATTGTGCTTTATGCAACTGACATTCATCTCAGCCCCTTTGTGCTGGAAGTGGTTCATCATAATATAACAGACAGGACATGGATAGCCAGTGAAGCCTGGATTACCTCAGCTCTCATTGCAAAGCCTGGGTATTTTCCCTATTTTGGTGGAACCATTGGATTTGCAATCCCCAGAAGTGTTATACCAGGATTAAAAGAATTTCTTTATGATGTACACCCTAGCAAGGATCCAAATGATATCTTGACCATTGAATTCTGGCAAACTGCTTTTAACTGTACCTGGCCCAACAGCAGTGTGCCTTACAATGTGGACCACAGAGTAAATATGACTGGAAAAGAAGACAGATTGTATGCCATGTCTGATCAGCTCTGCACTGGAGAGGAGAAACTGGAGGATCTGAAAAATACCTATCTGGACACATCTCAGCTGAGAATTACAAACAATGTCAAACAAGCTGTGTATCTTATAGCTTATGCCATGGATCTTTTAAGCAGAGCTGGCATAACAGAAGATTATAGGGAAAATGTAGCATGTCCAATTATACCTGACTTTGAGTCCGGGAAG CTATGGAATTACTTTAGGAAAATCAAATTCACTACACATGATGAAAGCAAAATAGAGACTGATTTATACGGAGACATAGAAAGTGCATATTATGAGATACTCAGTTGGCACATGGATAATGCTGGAGAAGTTGCCTTTGTCAAGGTTGGAGAATACAAATTCACACCTTCAAAATATGAACTTGTTCTACCAACGAACTCAACACTATTTTGGAAGACTGAATCTTACAGG CTTCCAGAATCATTCTGCACAAAAGTGTGTTCTCCAGGGACCCGGAGGAAAAATCGCCCAGGACAACCCCTATGCTGCTTTGATTGCATCCCGTGTGAGGATGGATATGTGTCAGAGAAACCAG GCCAAAGACTCTGTGACCCGTGTGGTGAAGATAACTGGTCCAATCCACAGAAGAACAAGTGTGTGCCAAAACTTGTGGAATTCCTCACTTATGAGGAGGCTCTGGGCTATGCACTTGTCATCCTTTCAATATTTGGAGCACTTGTGGTCTTGGCTGTCACTGTTATCTATATAACCCATAGGCATACTCCATTGGcaaaagccaatgaccaggagcTGAGCTTCCTCATTCAGATGTCTCTGGTTATCACGGTGCTCTCATCCATGCTGTTCATAGGCAAGCCATGCAATTGGACCTGTGTGGCCCGCCAGGTCACTCTGGCACTGGGATTTTGCCTTTGTCTGTCTTCCATTCTTGGAAAGACTATTTCACTCTTTTTTGCCTATAGAATTTCAAAATCCAAAACCCGGCTTATATCTATGCATCCTATTTTTCGTAAACTCATTGTGCTGATGTGTATTGTAGGGGAGATTGGTGTATGCACAGCTTACTTGATGTTGAAGCCTCCAAAGATGGTCAAGAACATTGAACCTCAGAATGTAAAGATCATCTTTGAATGTAATGAAGGTTCTATAGAGTTTCTTTGCTCTATATTTGCCTTTGATATCCTTCTGGCTCTGCTGTGTTTCCTTACAACCTTTGTGGCTCGCAAGCTGCCAGATAACTATTACGAAGGGAAATGTATCACTTTTGGGATGCTTGTCTTTTTCATTGTCTGGATCTCTTTTGTCCCTGCTTACTTGAGCACCAAAGGGAAATTCAAAGTGGCTGTGGAAATATTTGCCATTTTGGCATCCAGCTATGGTTTGTAAGGCTGTCTATTTCTTCCCAAGTGTTTCATTATCTTGCTGAGGCCAAAGAGGAACACTGATGAAACTGTTGGTGGAAGAGTACTCGCTGTTGACAGGAGCATCCAAATGACCTCAACCTCTGTGAGTAGTGAGCTTAACAACAACACAGTGTCTACTGTTCTGGATGAGGAGAACTGTGAGCTCCAAGGGACATGCAAAGATGGATAA